The nucleotide sequence CCGGCGAGCGCCGGGCCGCCGAAGCGGGCATCGAGTGCATCGGGTGCGCCGTCTGCTACGCCTCGTGCGATGTCGTCGCCTGGAACCCGGCTTACCTCGGGCCGGCCGCGCTCAACCGCGCCTGGACCCTGATGAACGACGCCCGGGACGCGGCGCACGGTGCGCGCCTGCGGGCCGTGGCGGGCGACGCCGGCTGCCACGCGTGCCACACGCAGCTGAGCTGCACGGAACGCTGCCCGAAGGGCATCTCACCCACCGCCGGTATCGCCGGACTGAAGCGTATGAGTGTCCGGGCCCTGATTCGGGGTGCCCTGTGAGCGCCGCGGCCGAGACGCGGCTGTGGCTCGCGCAGCGCGCGACGGCGGGGCTGCTCGCCGTGTTCGTCGCGGTTCACCTGGTCACCGTCGCGTACGCGGTGCGCGGGGGGCTCACGGCCGCGGAGATACTCGGGCGCCTCCAGGGCCACGCCGGCTGGTTCGCCTTCTACGCGCTGTTCGCGCTTGCGGCCGCGGCGCACGGCGCGATCGGCTTGCGGGTCATCGCGCGCGAGTGGCTCGGCTGGCACGGGCGGTCGCTCGAGATCGCGGCCGTCGCGGCGGGCATCGCGCTCGCGTTCCTCGGGCTGAAAGCGACGTGGGCGGTGACCGCGACATGAGCGACTGGCGCGCGCGCAACCACCCGGCCTGGTGGGCGTTCCTCGTGCACCGCCTCTCGGGGCTCCTGCTCGCGGCGTTCCTGCCGCTGCATTTCTGGGCGCTCGCGCAGGCGTTGCGGGGGGCCGAGCGCCTCGACGGCTTTCTGCGCTGGACCGAGCAGCCGGTCGTGAAGCTCGCCGAGGTCGGGCTCGTGCTGCTGCTCGCGGCGCACCTGACGGGCGGCCTGCGGCTGCTGATGCTCGAGTTCCTCGCCTGGCGCGAGTGGCAGAAAGGTCTCCTCGCGGCCGCGGCCGGGACGAGCCTCGCCGCGGCGCTGGTGTTCGCCCTGAATGTGGTTTGAGTATGGAGTGATCCTGTGCGGCGCGTTTCTCGGTGCAGTGTCGTCCGGCAGCGCGGGTTTCGCCTTCGCGCTGATCGGCACGGCCGTGTGGATGCACGTGTTGCCTCCGCGCGAGGTCGTGAGCCTGGTGGTGCTCTGCTCGCTCCTGCTGAATCTGGCGCTCGTGTGGCGCCTGCGGCGCGACATCGAACCGGCGCGCCTGTGGCCGTTCCTGGCGGGCGGTTTCGCCGGGGTGCCGCTGGGGGTCGCCGCACTCTCGACCGTCGATGCGCGCTGGCTGCGGGCGACCGTGGGCGCGCTGCTCGTTCTCTACAGCCTTTGGCGGCTCGCCCGGTCAGTGCCTCCCGTGCTGCGCTTGCGCGCGGGACCGGGACGGCTGCTCGACGGCCTCATCGGCATGGTGGGCGGCTTCCTCGGCGGGGCGACCAGCCTGAACGGGCTGGTGCCCACGCTGTGGTCCGGTCTGCGCGGCTGGAGCAAGCGCGAGCAGCGCGGCGTCTTCCAGCCGTACATCCTGATCATCCACGTCGTGACGCTCGGGTGGCTCGGCGGCGCCGGAGCCGTTACCCGCGCGACGTTCGTGCATTTCGCGCTGAGCCTGCCCGCGCTCGCGATCGGCGCGCTCGTCGGGCTCCGGATCTACGATCTCGTCGAAGAGCCGGGATTCCAGCGCATCGTGCTCGGCCTGTTCCTGCTGTCCGGCGGCACGCTTCTGCTGCGGGGATGACGCCATCCCCGGCCGAGGCGGGTCAAAATAGCTAACACGCACCGCATTACACCAGCGAGAAGGAGGAGAAGATGAGAACGACGATACGAGCAGTGGCGGCATCGATCCTCGGTCTGGGCATCGCGTTCTTCGCGGCCAGCGGTTTCGCCGAGGTAAAGGAGGTCCGCATCGCGCAGCAGTTCGGCATCGGTTATCTGCCGCTGCAGATGATGGCGGAGAAGGGATTGCTCGAGAAGCACGCGAAGCAGCTCGGCCTCGGCGACATCAAGGTCACGTGGTCTCGCTTCGGCGGCGGCGCGGCGATGAACGACGCGCTGCTCTCCGGGAACCTCGACTTCGCCTCCGGCGGCGTCGGGCCGCTCCTCACCATCTGGGACAAGACGAAAGGCAGCCTGGACGTGAAGGGCGTGGCGGCGATCAACTCGATGCCGCTCTACCTCGTCACGCGCAATCCGAACGTGAAGAGCATCAAGGACTTCACCGAGCAGGACAAGATCGCGCTCCCCGCGGTGAAAGTGTCCGTGCAGGCGCGCACGCTGCAGATGGCGGCGGCACAGGCGTGGGGCCAGGACCAGTACGACCGGCTCGACAAGCTGACGGTCTCCATGAAGCATCCCGACGGCGTCGCCGCGATGCTCTCGGGCCAGTCGGAGATCACCGGGCACCTGACGAGCCCGCCGTACCAGCAGCAGCTGCTCCAGGACGGCAAGATGCGAAAGGTGATGAGCTCCTACGACGTGCTCGGCGGCAAGTCGACGTTCAACACGGTGTGGACGACCTCGAAGTTCCGCAAGGACAACCCGAAGACCTACCAGGCGTTCGTCGCCGCCCTGAAGGAAGCGATGGAGATCATCAACAAGGACAAGGCCGCGGCCACGGACGTCTTCATGAAGCAGACGAACTCGAAGCTCGACCCCGAGTTCGTCCGGAAGATCGTGATGGACGACGAGAACGAGTTCACCATGACGCCGCGCAACACCATGAAGTACGCGGAGTTCATGCACAAGGTCGAGGCGCTCAGGAACAGGCCGAAGAGCTGGAAGGACTACTTCTTCCCCGAGGTCCACAACCTCTCCGGGGGCTGACCATGGGGATGGCGCGTCAGGAAGCGGCGGACTGGGCGGGGAACGACGCCGCCCGGTCGCTGTTGCAGGTCGAGGGGGTGACCCTGCAGTACAAGACCCGGGAGCACCTCGTGACCGCGACCTATCGCGTGGGCTTCGACGTCTTTCCCGCCGATCGTTTCGTGCTGCTCGGACCCTCCGGCTGCGGCAAATCGACACTGCTCAAGGGCGTGGCAGGGTTCCTGGATCCGGTCGAGGGGGCGATCCGCCTGAACGGGAAGCCGGTCCGGGGCCCCGGCCCCGACCGGATGATGGTGTTCCAGGAGTTCGACCAGCTGCTCCCCTGGCGCACCGTCAAGCAGAACGTGATGTTCCCCATGCGCTGCTGCCACCGTTTCAAGGCGGCCGAGGCCGAGGAGCGCGCCCGGGCCGCGATCGCCAAGGTGAACCTGACGAAGTTCACGGACGCGTACCCCCACATGCTCTCCGGCGGCATGAAGCAGCGCGTGGCGATCGCGCGGGCGCTCGCCATGGAACCGGACATCCTGCTCATGGACGAGCCGTTCGCGGCGCTGGACGCCCTCACCCGCCGCAAGATGCAGGAAGAGCTCCTGCGGTTGTGGGAGGAGGTCCGCTTCACGGTCCTGTTCGTCACGCACTCCATCGAGGAGGCGATCATCGTCGGCAACCGCATCCTGGTCCTGTCCCCCCACCCGGGCCAGGTGCGCGCCGAGCTGAATTCGCACGAGTACGACCACGACACGATGGGCGGCGAGCAGTTCGTGAAGCTGCAGCAGCGCATCCACGACATGCTGTTCGCCGAGCGCGTCGAGGAGGAGGTGCACCGCCATGCGTAATCCCGCGCTTGTCACTCCCCCCGTCAGACCGGAACTGGAGCGGCAGACCTCGGACGTCTCGCACGTGGGCGCCATCGAGCGGCCGCTCTCGGCCTGGGAGAAGATCACCAACGTCACCGCCGTGCGGCGCGTGTTCATCCTGGTGCTGCTCGCGGTCGCGTGGCAGGTCTACGCCAGCTATCTCGACAACCCGCTCATGTTCCCGACGTTCGCCGACACCGCGCGCGCCTTCTGGGACGCGCTCGTCGACGGCGGCCTGCTCGGCAAGGCGTGGGTGTCGATCGAGGTGCTGCTGATGGGCTATGCGGCCGGGGTGGGCATCGCCGCCGTGCTCACCACGCTCGCGGTCTCGACGCGCCTCGGCAACGACCTGCTCGCGACCCTGACGGCGATGTTCAATCCCCTGCCCGCCATCGCCCTGCTGCCGCTCGCGATGCTCTGGTTCGGGCTCGGGTACGCCAGCCTGGTCTTCGTGCTGATCCACGCGGTCCTCTGGCCGCTGTCGCTCAACACGCATTCCGGCTTCATGGCCGTGAGCGATACGCTGCGCATGGCCGGCCGCAACTACGGGCTGAAGGGACTGCGCTACGTCGCCGGCATCCTGATTCCCGCCGCCTTCCCCTCGATCCTCGCCGGCCTCAAGATCGGCTGGGCGTTCGCGTGGCGCACGCTGATCGCGGCCGAGCTCGTGTTCGGCGTCAGCTCCGGGTCGGGCGGCCTCGGCTGGTTCATCTTCGAGAACAAGAACGAGCTCGAGATCGCCTACGTGTTCGCCGGCCTCGGCACCGTGATCATCATCGGCCTGCTCGTGGAGAACGTGGTCTTCCGCTGGATCGAGGAGCGGACCGTGCGCAAGTGGGGCATGCAGCGCTGACCGGAGGAACGATGGACGTCGATCTCGAGGCCGTGGAGGCCGCCGCAAAAGAGCTCTACATCCGGGCGCTGAAGATACTGCCCGACGACATCAAGCGGGGCTTCGCCGAGCTCGTCGGGCGCGAGACCCGGGCGACGGCGAAGACGGTGCTCGGCACGATGATCCGGAACATCGAGGTCGCCGAGGCAACGGACAACCTGCTCTGCCAGGACACGGGCCTGCCGATCTACACCGTCACGATCGGGCGCAACGTGCTCGTCGACGGCGTGGACCTCGCCGCGGCCATCCGCCGCGGCTGCGAGCGCGCGACGCGCGAGCATCCGCTGCGCTCCTCGGTGGTGCACCCCCTTACGCGGGAGAACGCGCACACCTCCACCGGGCCACGCATCCCGGACATCCGCTTCGAGTACAGCGACCGCCCCGAGGAGCTGACGATCGGGATGATCCCCAAGGGTTCGGGGTCGGAGAACAACTCCTGGCTCCGGATGGCGATTCCCGCCGAGGGCGTCGACGCCATCAAGCGCTTCGTGATCGACTGCGTGCTCGAGGCCGGCGGCAGGACCTGCCCGCCCACGATCGTCGGCGTCGGGGTCGGCGGAACGGCCGATCTGTGCGTACACCTGGCCAAGCTCGCGGCCACGCGCGCGCTCGGCACGCACTGCGCGGACCCGGAGGGCGCGACGCTCGAGCGGGAGCTGACGAAGGCCGTGAACACGCTGGGCGTCGGACCCCAGGGGCTCGGCGGCGACGCGACCGCCTTCGCGGTCCACGTCGAGCTCGCGGCGACGCACATCACCATGAATCCGGTCGCCGTCAACATGCAGTGCCACTCGGCGCGACGCGCGACCGCGACGTTCACGCCGCAGGGCGTCACTTACGGGTTTTAATGGCAATGTTGAATGCTCAATGCTGAATGTTGAATCAACGGGTGCGCGACGCGCACGACCAGAATTCAACATTCAAAATTCAACTTTCAACATCAAGCTTGTCTCATAGCCATGGCGCACTACGAACTGACCCTGCCTGTCGACGACGACCACGTCCGGCGCCTGCGCGTGAACGACACGGTCACGCTGCAGCGCACGCTCTATGGCATCCGCGACGCGACGTTGATACACATCTTCGATCGCGGGCGCACGTCGCGCTTCGATCTGCGGGGCCACGCCGTGATCCACACTGCGCCCAACGTGCGCCGGGTGGAAAAGAGCGCCGCGCACCCGGCGGGCTACGCGCCGCTCTGCGTGGGCACGACCACGAGCGCGCGCATGGAACGCTTCACCCGGCCGCTCATGGCGCAATACGGCGTGCGCCTCATCGTGGGCAAGGGCGGCATGGGCCAGGATACCCTCGAGGCGTTCCGGGACCTCGGCGGCGCATACCTCGCCATCGTCGGCGGAGCGGCCGCGCTCGAGACGACGTGGATCGAGGCGATCGAGGACGTGGACCTCGACGATCTCAACCCGGAGAGCCTGTGGAAGTTCCGCATCCGCGACTTCGGGCCGCTGCTCGTCGCGATGGACAGCCACGGCGGCAGCGTCTATCGCCAGGTGCAGGACGACGCCGCCGCACGCCGCGAACGCGCCCTCGCCGATCTCGGGGTGCGGCGTTGAGGCAGCTCGAGACGGACATCCTGATTCTCGGCAGCGGCGGCGCGGGGCTCTTCGCGGCGCTGCACGCGCACGACGCAGCCTCCCGCCTCTCCGTCACGGTCGCCGTCAAGGGCCTGCTCGGGAAGTGCGGCTGCACGCGCATGGTCCAGGGCGGCTACAACGTCGCGCTCGCGCCCGGCGATTCCCGCGAGCGCCACTTCATGGATACCCTGGAAGGCGGCAAGTGGCTGCCGGACCAGGACCTGGCCTGGCTCCTCGTCACCGGGGCCCAGGAGCGCATCCGGGAGCTCGAGAACCGTTACGGGTGTTTCTTCGACCGCAACCCCGACGGCACCGTGCACCAGAAGGCCTTCGCCGGGCAGACCTTCGATCGCACCGTGCACAAGGGCGACCTGACGGGCATCGAGATCATCAACCGCCTGAGCGAGCAGGTCTGGGCGCGGGGCGTGAAGCGGCTGGAAGAGCACCGCGCCGTGGCGCTCGTCCGTGCGGCCGACGGGAGCCGGATCGCCGGCGTGCTCTTCATCGACATGCGCACGGGCGAGTACGTGTACGCGGCGGCACGCGCCGTGCTGCTCGCGACCGGCGGCGGACCCACGATGTACAAGTACCACACGCCCTCGGGCGACAAGAGCTGCGACGGGCTCGCGATGGCGCTGCAGGCGGGGCTCGCACTGCGCGATCTCGAGATGGTGCAGTTCCACCCGACCGGACTGCTCGCCGGACCGGACACGCGCATGAC is from Sulfurifustis variabilis and encodes:
- a CDS encoding succinate dehydrogenase, yielding MSAAAETRLWLAQRATAGLLAVFVAVHLVTVAYAVRGGLTAAEILGRLQGHAGWFAFYALFALAAAAHGAIGLRVIAREWLGWHGRSLEIAAVAAGIALAFLGLKATWAVTAT
- the sdhC gene encoding succinate dehydrogenase, cytochrome b556 subunit; protein product: MSDWRARNHPAWWAFLVHRLSGLLLAAFLPLHFWALAQALRGAERLDGFLRWTEQPVVKLAEVGLVLLLAAHLTGGLRLLMLEFLAWREWQKGLLAAAAGTSLAAALVFALNVV
- a CDS encoding sulfite exporter TauE/SafE family protein, whose amino-acid sequence is MWFEYGVILCGAFLGAVSSGSAGFAFALIGTAVWMHVLPPREVVSLVVLCSLLLNLALVWRLRRDIEPARLWPFLAGGFAGVPLGVAALSTVDARWLRATVGALLVLYSLWRLARSVPPVLRLRAGPGRLLDGLIGMVGGFLGGATSLNGLVPTLWSGLRGWSKREQRGVFQPYILIIHVVTLGWLGGAGAVTRATFVHFALSLPALAIGALVGLRIYDLVEEPGFQRIVLGLFLLSGGTLLLRG
- a CDS encoding ABC transporter substrate-binding protein — its product is MRTTIRAVAASILGLGIAFFAASGFAEVKEVRIAQQFGIGYLPLQMMAEKGLLEKHAKQLGLGDIKVTWSRFGGGAAMNDALLSGNLDFASGGVGPLLTIWDKTKGSLDVKGVAAINSMPLYLVTRNPNVKSIKDFTEQDKIALPAVKVSVQARTLQMAAAQAWGQDQYDRLDKLTVSMKHPDGVAAMLSGQSEITGHLTSPPYQQQLLQDGKMRKVMSSYDVLGGKSTFNTVWTTSKFRKDNPKTYQAFVAALKEAMEIINKDKAAATDVFMKQTNSKLDPEFVRKIVMDDENEFTMTPRNTMKYAEFMHKVEALRNRPKSWKDYFFPEVHNLSGG
- a CDS encoding ABC transporter ATP-binding protein; the protein is MGMARQEAADWAGNDAARSLLQVEGVTLQYKTREHLVTATYRVGFDVFPADRFVLLGPSGCGKSTLLKGVAGFLDPVEGAIRLNGKPVRGPGPDRMMVFQEFDQLLPWRTVKQNVMFPMRCCHRFKAAEAEERARAAIAKVNLTKFTDAYPHMLSGGMKQRVAIARALAMEPDILLMDEPFAALDALTRRKMQEELLRLWEEVRFTVLFVTHSIEEAIIVGNRILVLSPHPGQVRAELNSHEYDHDTMGGEQFVKLQQRIHDMLFAERVEEEVHRHA
- a CDS encoding ABC transporter permease, whose product is MRNPALVTPPVRPELERQTSDVSHVGAIERPLSAWEKITNVTAVRRVFILVLLAVAWQVYASYLDNPLMFPTFADTARAFWDALVDGGLLGKAWVSIEVLLMGYAAGVGIAAVLTTLAVSTRLGNDLLATLTAMFNPLPAIALLPLAMLWFGLGYASLVFVLIHAVLWPLSLNTHSGFMAVSDTLRMAGRNYGLKGLRYVAGILIPAAFPSILAGLKIGWAFAWRTLIAAELVFGVSSGSGGLGWFIFENKNELEIAYVFAGLGTVIIIGLLVENVVFRWIEERTVRKWGMQR
- a CDS encoding fumarate hydratase; protein product: MDVDLEAVEAAAKELYIRALKILPDDIKRGFAELVGRETRATAKTVLGTMIRNIEVAEATDNLLCQDTGLPIYTVTIGRNVLVDGVDLAAAIRRGCERATREHPLRSSVVHPLTRENAHTSTGPRIPDIRFEYSDRPEELTIGMIPKGSGSENNSWLRMAIPAEGVDAIKRFVIDCVLEAGGRTCPPTIVGVGVGGTADLCVHLAKLAATRALGTHCADPEGATLERELTKAVNTLGVGPQGLGGDATAFAVHVELAATHITMNPVAVNMQCHSARRATATFTPQGVTYGF
- a CDS encoding fumarate hydratase C-terminal domain-containing protein; translation: MAHYELTLPVDDDHVRRLRVNDTVTLQRTLYGIRDATLIHIFDRGRTSRFDLRGHAVIHTAPNVRRVEKSAAHPAGYAPLCVGTTTSARMERFTRPLMAQYGVRLIVGKGGMGQDTLEAFRDLGGAYLAIVGGAAALETTWIEAIEDVDLDDLNPESLWKFRIRDFGPLLVAMDSHGGSVYRQVQDDAAARRERALADLGVRR